A single region of the Massilia sp. erpn genome encodes:
- a CDS encoding FAD-dependent monooxygenase: MTAPTTQHAAGALPEHDFDIAICGAGPAGMALAALLVRRGARPDRICLIDAKTLEQASHDPRVLALSAGSRQILEQIGAWPFPATDIRQIHVSRRGQFGRAMIRCEEHHVPALGYVTRYGDVVSALGAVCERLGIATLRPARVAGAEELPQEVRLAIEEGAPEQPVRRTLRAAIAVQAEGGLFNEQAERTLSRDYGQTAIIAQVRSSAPIAHRAYERFTGEGPLALLPQDDEYSLVWCLRPENAQAVLALDDAAFLERLQQTFGQRLGRFTSASRRLGFPLGLNAQSSATARTVAIGNAAQTLHPVAGQGLNLGLRDVAVLARLLAQGATPDMLGQFLALRREDRGVTVRLTDTMARIFANDSPLQPLLGASLAAIDLAAPARGILAELMMYGRR, encoded by the coding sequence ATGACTGCACCCACCACGCAACACGCCGCCGGCGCCCTCCCCGAACATGATTTCGATATTGCCATCTGCGGCGCCGGTCCGGCCGGCATGGCCCTGGCGGCGCTGCTGGTACGGCGTGGTGCGCGGCCCGACCGCATCTGCCTGATCGACGCCAAGACGCTGGAACAGGCCAGCCACGACCCGCGCGTGCTGGCCCTGTCGGCGGGCAGCCGGCAGATCCTGGAACAGATCGGCGCCTGGCCCTTCCCCGCCACCGACATCCGCCAGATCCACGTCTCGCGCCGCGGCCAGTTCGGGCGCGCCATGATCCGCTGCGAAGAACATCATGTGCCGGCGCTCGGCTATGTGACGCGCTACGGCGACGTGGTGTCGGCCCTGGGCGCGGTCTGCGAACGGCTCGGCATCGCCACGCTGCGCCCGGCGCGCGTGGCGGGCGCGGAAGAGCTGCCGCAGGAGGTACGCCTGGCCATCGAAGAAGGCGCGCCGGAACAACCCGTGCGGCGCACCCTGCGCGCCGCCATCGCGGTGCAGGCCGAGGGCGGCCTGTTCAACGAGCAGGCCGAGCGCACGCTGAGCCGCGACTATGGCCAGACCGCCATCATCGCCCAGGTACGCAGCAGCGCCCCCATCGCCCATCGCGCCTACGAACGCTTTACCGGCGAAGGCCCGCTGGCCCTGCTGCCGCAGGACGATGAATACTCGCTGGTGTGGTGCCTGCGGCCCGAGAATGCGCAAGCCGTGCTGGCGCTCGACGACGCCGCCTTCCTGGAACGCCTGCAGCAGACCTTCGGTCAGCGCCTGGGCCGCTTCACCAGCGCCAGCCGCCGCCTCGGCTTTCCGCTCGGCCTGAACGCCCAATCCAGCGCCACGGCGCGCACGGTGGCCATCGGCAATGCCGCCCAGACCCTGCACCCGGTCGCCGGCCAGGGACTGAACCTGGGCCTGCGCGACGTGGCCGTGCTGGCGCGCCTGCTGGCGCAAGGCGCCACGCCGGACATGCTGGGCCAGTTCCTGGCGCTGCGCCGCGAGGACCGCGGCGTGACGGTGCGCCTGACCGACACCATGGCGCGCATCTTCGCCAACGACTCGCCGCTGCAGCCCCTGCTCGGCGCCAGCCTGGCGGCCATCGACCTGGCTGCCCCGGCCCGTGGCATACTAGCGGAATTGATGATGTACGGCCGCCGCTGA
- the pepP gene encoding Xaa-Pro aminopeptidase — MTNFAERRARLMAQMEPGSVAVLLTAPEVARNGDSDYPYRHDSHFYYLSGFAEPEAALVLVAARGETAARAILFCREKDVEREIWDGLRYGPEAARTAFGFDAAFPIGALDEELPKLLANSPALYYALGRSDSLDGRVRRWLEAVRRHGRSGVAAPSAARDLAPLVDEMRLLKDAAEQATMLRAATIAGQAHERAMRLTRPGMFEYEIEAELLYEFRRNGAQFPAYTPIVASGANACILHYNSNARQTADGELVLIDAGCELDGYASDITRTFPVNGRFSAAQRELYELVLAAQAAALNTVRPGTPYRAIHDAALQILAQGMLDTGLLDRAKVGSAQDVIATNIHSRFYMHGTGHWLGMDVHDVGLYRDLGQADKPSRPLLPGMALTVEPGIYVRPGPDVPERFWNIGIRIEDDVIVSDSGYTLLSGAAPKAVAEIEALMQGH, encoded by the coding sequence ATGACGAACTTTGCCGAGCGGCGCGCCCGCCTGATGGCGCAGATGGAGCCGGGCAGCGTGGCTGTTCTCCTGACCGCGCCGGAAGTGGCGCGCAACGGCGACAGCGATTATCCCTACCGCCACGACAGCCACTTCTACTACCTGAGCGGCTTCGCCGAGCCGGAAGCGGCCCTGGTGCTGGTGGCCGCGCGTGGCGAGACGGCGGCGCGCGCCATCCTGTTCTGCCGCGAGAAGGATGTGGAACGCGAAATCTGGGACGGCCTGCGCTACGGACCGGAAGCGGCGCGCACCGCCTTCGGCTTCGACGCCGCCTTCCCGATTGGCGCCCTCGACGAGGAATTGCCCAAGCTGCTGGCCAACAGCCCGGCGCTGTACTACGCCCTGGGCCGCAGCGACAGCCTGGATGGACGCGTGCGGCGCTGGCTGGAGGCGGTGCGCCGCCACGGCCGCAGCGGCGTGGCCGCGCCGTCCGCCGCGCGCGACCTGGCGCCGCTGGTGGACGAGATGCGCCTGCTGAAGGACGCGGCCGAACAGGCCACCATGCTGCGCGCTGCCACCATCGCCGGCCAGGCGCACGAACGCGCCATGCGCCTGACCCGGCCCGGCATGTTCGAATACGAGATCGAGGCCGAGCTGCTGTACGAGTTCCGCCGCAACGGCGCCCAGTTCCCGGCCTATACGCCGATCGTCGCCTCCGGCGCCAATGCCTGCATCCTGCATTACAACAGCAATGCGCGCCAGACGGCCGACGGCGAACTGGTGCTGATCGACGCCGGCTGCGAGCTCGATGGCTATGCTTCCGACATCACCCGCACCTTCCCCGTCAACGGCCGCTTCAGCGCGGCGCAGCGCGAACTGTATGAGCTGGTGCTGGCGGCGCAGGCGGCGGCGCTGAACACGGTGCGGCCCGGCACGCCCTACCGCGCCATCCACGACGCCGCGCTGCAGATCCTGGCGCAGGGCATGCTCGATACCGGCCTGCTCGACCGCGCCAAGGTGGGCAGCGCGCAGGACGTGATCGCCACCAATATCCATAGCCGCTTCTATATGCACGGCACCGGCCACTGGCTGGGCATGGACGTGCACGACGTCGGCCTGTACCGCGACCTGGGCCAGGCCGACAAGCCGTCGCGCCCACTCTTGCCGGGCATGGCGCTGACGGTGGAGCCGGGCATCTATGTGCGTCCGGGACCGGACGTGCCGGAACGCTTCTGGAATATCGGCATCCGCATCGAGGACGACGTGATCGTCAGCGACAGCGGCTATACCTTGTTGAGCGGCGCCGCGCCGAAAGCGGTGGCCGAGATCGAAGCCCTGATGCAGGGCCATTAA
- the murU gene encoding N-acetylmuramate alpha-1-phosphate uridylyltransferase MurU, with protein sequence MKAMIFAAGRGERMRPLTDTCPKPLLKVRGRALIEWHVLNLVRAGIKDIVINHAHLGHMIEAALGDGARYGASIRYSAEKEALETAGGIAQARHLLGEEPFLAISGDIYCPHFDFEQVKDVLHDKDMWGNAYSSEQRDIAWIYLTKNPWHNPEGDFGLNLYTVSNQGAPRWNFGNIGVYRPEMFDGIAPGTHAGLGKLLREYVGKGLVGGEIYEGEWTNVGTIQQLEELNAMLTQ encoded by the coding sequence ATGAAAGCCATGATTTTCGCGGCCGGACGCGGCGAGCGCATGCGCCCCCTGACCGATACCTGTCCCAAGCCCCTGCTCAAGGTGCGCGGCCGCGCGCTGATCGAGTGGCATGTGCTGAACCTGGTGCGCGCCGGCATCAAGGACATCGTCATCAACCACGCCCACCTCGGCCACATGATCGAGGCGGCGCTGGGCGACGGCGCGCGCTATGGCGCTTCGATCCGCTATTCGGCCGAGAAGGAAGCGCTGGAAACGGCGGGCGGCATCGCCCAGGCGCGCCACCTGCTGGGCGAGGAACCCTTCCTCGCCATCTCGGGCGATATCTACTGCCCGCACTTCGACTTCGAACAGGTCAAGGATGTGCTGCATGATAAGGATATGTGGGGCAATGCCTACAGCAGCGAGCAGCGCGACATCGCCTGGATCTACCTGACCAAGAACCCCTGGCACAATCCCGAGGGCGACTTCGGCCTGAACCTGTACACGGTGTCGAATCAGGGCGCGCCGCGCTGGAACTTCGGCAATATCGGCGTCTACCGTCCCGAAATGTTCGACGGCATCGCGCCCGGCACGCACGCCGGCCTGGGCAAGCTGCTGCGCGAATACGTCGGCAAGGGCCTGGTGGGCGGCGAAATCTACGAAGGCGAGTGGACCAATGTGGGCACCATCCAACAGCTGGAAGAACTGAACGCCATGCTGACCCAATGA
- a CDS encoding aminoglycoside phosphotransferase family protein, whose translation MSLLPNSPSGAAPAGADSRLILLLDWLRPQGVVDADSVRPASADASFRRYFRFDVLPAHQAAHGATLVAMDAPPERENVPAFLKVDAMLAEAGVHVPAIVAQDVERGFLLLSDLGTTTYLQALNHDNAAALYAQALHTLVKFQQCSQAGVLPEFDRAFMLREMNLFPEWYIGKHLNAELTEAQSAELQKVFDAIIGHCLPQPQVYMHRDFHSRNLMLVDDNNPGVIDFQDAVYGPVTYDAASLLRDGYVQWDEELVLDWVIRYWQHAKSAGVPVHKDFDAFYKDFEYMALQRHLKMLGLFCRLNYRDGKDVYLGDLPIVMDYVRKTANRYRDLKPLIKLLDTLENRQPAVGYTF comes from the coding sequence ATGTCATTATTGCCTAATTCACCATCCGGTGCAGCCCCAGCTGGCGCCGATTCCCGCCTGATCCTGTTGCTCGACTGGCTGCGCCCGCAGGGCGTGGTGGACGCCGATTCCGTGCGTCCGGCGTCCGCCGACGCCAGCTTCCGCCGCTATTTCCGCTTCGACGTGCTGCCGGCCCACCAGGCCGCGCACGGCGCCACCCTGGTGGCAATGGACGCGCCGCCCGAACGCGAAAACGTGCCCGCCTTCCTCAAGGTTGACGCCATGCTGGCCGAAGCCGGCGTGCACGTGCCGGCCATCGTGGCGCAGGACGTGGAACGCGGCTTCCTGCTGCTGTCCGATCTCGGCACCACCACCTATCTGCAAGCGCTGAACCATGATAACGCGGCCGCCCTGTATGCCCAGGCCCTGCACACCCTGGTCAAATTCCAGCAGTGCAGCCAGGCCGGCGTACTGCCCGAATTCGACCGCGCCTTCATGCTGCGCGAGATGAACCTGTTCCCTGAATGGTATATCGGCAAGCACCTGAACGCCGAACTGACCGAGGCGCAAAGCGCCGAACTGCAAAAAGTCTTCGACGCCATCATCGGCCATTGCCTGCCGCAGCCGCAAGTGTATATGCACCGCGATTTCCATTCGCGCAATCTGATGCTGGTCGACGACAACAATCCTGGCGTGATCGACTTCCAGGACGCCGTGTACGGCCCCGTGACCTACGACGCCGCCTCCCTGCTGCGCGACGGCTATGTGCAGTGGGACGAGGAACTGGTGCTGGACTGGGTGATCCGCTACTGGCAGCACGCGAAAAGCGCGGGCGTACCGGTGCACAAGGACTTCGACGCCTTCTACAAGGACTTCGAATACATGGCCCTGCAGCGCCACCTGAAGATGCTGGGCCTGTTCTGCCGCCTCAACTACCGCGACGGCAAGGACGTCTACCTGGGCGATCTGCCGATCGTGATGGACTATGTGCGCAAGACAGCCAACCGCTACCGCGACCTGAAGCCCTTGATCAAACTGCTCGACACGCTGGAAAACCGCCAGCCCGCCGTCGGCTACACTTTCTGA
- a CDS encoding LPS-assembly protein LptD translates to MSWFTPPKNSQTWAFALTALAAAAAATAHAQTPTSKQRPQRVEDPNAVTTIRAEDIGGRPERILNLDRDVEVVRDQTRVTSDKACYKQVEAELEAQGNVRIWRYGDYYTADELQLNMETGKGFMLHPTYRMEINNAQGKARRIDFLNEDEALVIDGTYSTCQGPNPDWYLRSSTLNLDSGRDVGTAGGTVLYFKDVPFLGTPGMSFSLSGARRSGWLPPIPGFGSKGAAEVVVPYYFNIAPNRDLTVYPKIIPRRGLQMGAVGRYIGETEAGEYEGRTHIEYLPHDKEAGKDRWMLHSTHTQTIAPDWTYGWNVRAASDDEYPNDFSKTVANSAERQLLRELRTDYRREYWSLTARVQKYQVLQDPEAKNNAALTVSRPYDRLPAINLHAARYDVGGFDWQLDSELTRFWHPTEQRGTRVVAVPQLSYPIIGASYFVTPKVMLNASAYQLEAFKDPARGDLASRSLRRAVPTVSIDSGLEFERSASLFGRAVTQTLEPRLFYVYTPYREQKGFPNFDTAEATFNLSQIFSESRFIGSDRVGDANQVTAGVVSRFLEASGAERLRLSFGQRFYFNEQRIQLTDDAKPRYDTRSDTLLAAAGRISESWGFDSAVQYNPGERRVISTNHSLQWQPGQKKVLNLSYRFLRDGFKNADISGQWPLSQRWYGVARVSYSLKDKAVLESLLGLEYNGDCWVFRMGAQRFVTSANQTSTPIFFQLELNGLSKFGVGNPLEVMKGSIPGYQRLNEGYGR, encoded by the coding sequence ATGAGTTGGTTTACGCCCCCTAAAAACTCGCAGACGTGGGCGTTTGCCCTGACCGCCCTGGCTGCTGCCGCGGCGGCGACCGCCCACGCCCAGACCCCCACCAGCAAGCAGCGCCCGCAGCGGGTGGAAGACCCGAACGCCGTGACGACCATCCGCGCCGAGGATATCGGCGGCCGTCCCGAGCGCATCCTGAACCTGGACCGCGACGTCGAGGTGGTGCGCGACCAGACCCGCGTGACCTCCGACAAGGCTTGCTACAAGCAGGTCGAGGCCGAGCTGGAAGCCCAGGGCAATGTGCGCATCTGGCGCTACGGCGACTACTACACGGCCGATGAACTGCAGCTGAATATGGAGACCGGCAAGGGCTTCATGCTGCATCCGACCTACCGCATGGAGATCAATAACGCCCAGGGCAAGGCGCGCCGCATCGACTTCCTGAACGAGGACGAAGCGCTGGTCATCGACGGCACCTACAGCACCTGCCAGGGGCCGAATCCGGACTGGTATCTGCGCTCGTCCACCCTGAATCTCGATTCCGGGCGCGATGTGGGCACGGCCGGCGGCACCGTCCTGTACTTCAAGGATGTGCCTTTCCTCGGTACGCCCGGCATGTCCTTCTCGCTCTCGGGCGCGCGCCGTTCCGGCTGGCTGCCGCCGATCCCGGGCTTCGGCTCGAAGGGCGCGGCCGAGGTGGTGGTGCCGTATTACTTCAATATCGCGCCCAACCGCGACCTGACCGTCTATCCCAAGATCATTCCGCGGCGCGGCCTGCAAATGGGCGCAGTCGGCCGCTATATCGGCGAGACCGAGGCCGGCGAGTACGAGGGCCGCACCCATATCGAGTACCTGCCGCACGATAAGGAAGCGGGCAAGGACCGCTGGATGTTGCATTCCACGCACACCCAGACCATCGCCCCCGACTGGACCTATGGCTGGAATGTGCGCGCCGCCTCGGACGATGAATATCCGAACGACTTCTCGAAAACCGTGGCCAACAGCGCCGAGCGCCAGCTGCTGCGCGAGCTGCGCACCGACTACCGCCGCGAATACTGGTCCTTGACGGCGCGCGTGCAGAAATACCAGGTGCTGCAGGACCCGGAAGCGAAGAACAATGCAGCGCTGACGGTGAGCCGTCCCTACGACCGCCTGCCGGCCATCAATCTGCATGCGGCGCGCTACGACGTGGGCGGCTTCGACTGGCAGCTGGACAGCGAACTGACGCGCTTCTGGCATCCCACCGAGCAGCGCGGCACGCGCGTGGTGGCGGTGCCGCAGCTGAGCTATCCGATCATCGGCGCCAGCTACTTCGTCACGCCCAAGGTCATGCTCAACGCCAGCGCCTACCAGCTGGAAGCGTTCAAGGATCCGGCGCGCGGCGACCTGGCCTCGCGTTCGCTGCGGCGCGCCGTGCCGACCGTCTCCATCGATTCCGGCCTGGAATTCGAGCGCAGCGCCTCGCTGTTCGGCCGCGCCGTGACCCAGACCCTGGAGCCGCGCCTGTTCTATGTCTACACGCCTTACCGCGAGCAGAAGGGCTTCCCCAACTTCGATACGGCCGAAGCAACGTTCAACCTTTCGCAGATTTTCAGCGAAAGCCGCTTCATCGGTTCCGACCGTGTGGGTGACGCCAACCAGGTGACGGCCGGCGTGGTGTCGCGCTTCCTGGAAGCCTCCGGCGCCGAGCGCCTGCGCCTGTCCTTTGGCCAGCGCTTCTATTTCAACGAGCAGCGCATCCAGCTCACCGACGACGCCAAGCCGCGCTACGACACCCGTTCCGACACCCTGCTGGCCGCCGCCGGCCGCATTTCGGAAAGCTGGGGCTTCGACAGCGCGGTGCAGTACAACCCCGGCGAGCGCCGCGTGATCAGCACCAACCACAGCCTGCAATGGCAGCCGGGCCAGAAGAAGGTGCTGAACCTGAGCTACCGCTTCCTGCGCGACGGCTTCAAGAACGCCGACATCTCTGGCCAGTGGCCGCTGTCGCAGCGCTGGTACGGCGTGGCGCGCGTGAGCTATTCGCTGAAGGACAAGGCCGTGCTCGAAAGCCTGCTGGGCCTTGAATACAATGGCGATTGCTGGGTCTTCCGCATGGGCGCGCAGCGCTTCGTGACGTCGGCCAACCAGACTTCCACGCCGATCTTCTTCCAGCTGGAGTTGAACGGCCTGTCCAAGTTCGGCGTCGGCAATCCGCTGGAGGTGATGAAAGGCAGCATCCCCGGCTATCAGCGCCTGAACGAGGGCTATGGCCGCTGA
- a CDS encoding peptidylprolyl isomerase, with amino-acid sequence MRNASMHPIKLAAVLLCAMAAGSVSAQDAKAEVKTEVKAEAKPAAAAAAPATKGFTQPGQSSNTPIDAIAIIINDEVITKRELDERLKTVERRMKEQNVALPDRADLQRQLTERMIVERAQLQLAKEMGVRVDDTMLDRAIARIAEQQKLSVQEMRNQMEKSGTTFAAFREEIREEIIMQRLREHEVDAKIQISEAEVDSFVASEQAAAAEQFEVNISQILVRIPENASPEVIAQRKARADEVARQLRTGADFAKIAATYSDAQDALQGGAVGWRQPDRLPPVFAEALTKLRPGQVTPIIKSVGGFHILKMVDKRSMAEAQAQATVQQTHARHILLKVTPTLSAADAKRKLAEFKEKLDNKSAKFEELARLYSNDGSAGKGGDLGWLYPGDALPEFEAAMNALKPGEVSTPVESSFGYHLIEVLERKTDDVSKEKQRNEARMALRERKLVEAVEDWQRQVRDRAYVEFRNDDSK; translated from the coding sequence ATGCGTAATGCCAGTATGCACCCCATCAAACTAGCCGCTGTCCTGCTGTGCGCCATGGCGGCCGGCAGCGTCTCGGCACAGGATGCCAAGGCCGAGGTCAAGACCGAGGTCAAGGCCGAGGCCAAACCGGCGGCTGCGGCCGCCGCGCCGGCCACCAAGGGCTTTACCCAGCCCGGCCAGTCCAGCAATACGCCGATCGACGCCATCGCCATCATCATCAACGATGAGGTGATCACCAAGCGCGAGCTGGACGAGCGCCTGAAAACGGTCGAGCGCCGCATGAAGGAGCAGAACGTGGCCCTGCCCGACCGCGCCGACCTGCAGCGCCAGCTGACCGAGCGCATGATCGTGGAACGCGCCCAGCTGCAGCTGGCCAAGGAGATGGGCGTGCGCGTCGACGACACCATGCTCGACCGCGCCATCGCCCGTATCGCCGAGCAGCAGAAACTGAGCGTGCAGGAAATGCGCAACCAGATGGAGAAATCCGGCACCACCTTCGCCGCCTTCCGCGAAGAGATCCGCGAAGAGATCATCATGCAGCGCCTGCGCGAGCATGAAGTCGACGCCAAGATCCAGATTTCGGAAGCGGAAGTGGACAGCTTCGTGGCCTCGGAACAAGCCGCCGCCGCCGAGCAGTTCGAAGTCAATATTTCGCAGATCCTGGTGCGCATTCCGGAAAACGCTTCGCCCGAAGTGATCGCCCAGCGCAAGGCGCGCGCCGACGAAGTGGCGCGCCAGCTGCGCACCGGCGCCGATTTCGCCAAGATCGCCGCCACCTATTCCGACGCCCAGGACGCGCTGCAAGGCGGCGCCGTGGGCTGGCGCCAGCCCGATCGTCTGCCGCCGGTGTTCGCTGAAGCGCTGACCAAGCTGCGTCCCGGCCAGGTCACGCCGATCATCAAGAGCGTGGGCGGTTTCCACATCCTGAAGATGGTCGACAAGCGCAGCATGGCCGAAGCCCAGGCCCAGGCCACGGTGCAGCAGACCCATGCCCGCCACATCCTGCTGAAAGTGACGCCGACCCTGAGCGCGGCCGACGCCAAACGCAAGCTGGCCGAGTTCAAGGAAAAGCTGGACAACAAGTCGGCCAAGTTCGAGGAACTGGCGCGCCTGTATTCCAATGACGGTTCGGCTGGCAAGGGCGGCGACCTGGGCTGGCTGTATCCGGGCGACGCGCTGCCCGAATTCGAGGCCGCCATGAACGCCCTGAAACCGGGCGAGGTAAGCACCCCGGTCGAGTCGAGCTTCGGCTACCACCTGATCGAAGTCCTGGAACGCAAGACCGACGACGTCTCGAAAGAGAAGCAGCGCAACGAGGCCCGCATGGCCCTGCGCGAGCGCAAGCTGGTGGAAGCGGTGGAAGACTGGCAGCGCCAGGTGCGCGACCGCGCCTACGTCGAATTCCGCAACGACGACAGCAAATAA